A genomic region of Pelodiscus sinensis isolate JC-2024 chromosome 17, ASM4963464v1, whole genome shotgun sequence contains the following coding sequences:
- the NIPAL4 gene encoding magnesium transporter NIPA4 encodes MELLAGNSSCADGSLITVSCPSRWVVCQVIQDGDLATSAPENVSAHTSWATPVESKYGFYIGLALAIFSSFLIGSSVILKKKGLLRLVDTGGTRAGDGGHGYLKDWLWWAGLLTMGGGEAANFAAYAFAPATIVTPLGALSVLISAILSSYLLAERLNLLGKLGCMLSIVGSTVMVIHAPEEEEVTTLTEMASKLKEPGFLAYATILLVACLVLIFFLAPRYGQHNILIYLAICSVIGAFSVSSVKGLGIAIKGFFAHQPVLQNPLTWILIITLVASVTTQVNYLNKALDVFNTSLVFPIYYVLFTTIVITTSIILFKEWVTMSVVDIIGTVCGFLTIILGVFLLQAFKDMDVSLRNLPQALQNSNQTPAVKDDKNILIEVDNSGTVTEDKPKVFMIYS; translated from the exons GTTCTCTGATTACTGTTTCCTGCCCTTCCCGCTGGGTCGTATGCCAGGTGATCCAAGATGGCGACCTGGCCACTTCTGCCCCTGAGAATGTCAGTGCCCACACCAGCTGGGCAACCCCAGTGGAAAGCAAATACGGCTTCTATATCGGCCTGGCCCTCGCCATCTTCTCCAGTTTCCTCATCGGCAGCAGTGTCATCCTCAAGAAGAAAGGGCTGCTGCGGCTGGTGGACACAGGAGGCACCAGAGCAG GAGACGGTGGTCACGGCTACCTCAAGGACTGGTTGTGGTGGGCTGGCCTGTTAACCA TGGGTGGAGGAGAAGCTGCCAACTTTGCTGCCTATGCATTTGCACCGGCGACTATCGTCACGCCGCTTGGTGCCCTGAGTGTGCTCATAAG TGCCATCCTGTCTTCCTATCTGCTCGCAGAGCGGCTGAATCTCCTGGGAAAGCTAGGCTGCATGCTGAGCATTGTGGGTAGCACTGTGATGGTGATACACGCCCCGGAAGAAGAGGAGGTCACCACGCTGACGGAAATGGCTTCAAAACTGAAAGAGCCCG GTTTCCTCGCTTACGCTACCATCCTCTTAGTCGCCTGCCTGGTCCTGATCTTCTTCCTCGCACCACGCTACGGGCAGCACAACATTCTCATCTACCTCGCCATCTGCTCCGTGATCGGTGCCTTCTCCGTGTCTTCGGTCAAAGGTCTGGGGATTGCCATCAAGGGCTTCTTTGCTCACCAGCCGGTACTGCAGAACCCGCTGACCTGGATTCTCATCATCACCTTAGTGGCTTCCGTCACCACTCAAGTCAACTACCTCAACAAAGCGCTAGACGTTTTCAATACCTCGTTGGTGTTCCCCATCTACTACGTACTGTTCACCACCATAGTCATCACCACTTCCATCATCCTCTTTAAGGAGTGGGTCACCATGTCCGTGGTGGACATTATTGGGACGGTGTGTGGCTTCCTCACCATTATTTTGGGGGTGTTTCTACTCCAGGCCTTCAAAGACATGGATGTAAGTCTGAGGAACTTACCGCAAGCTCTTCAGAACAGCAACCAGACACCAGCAGTCAAGGACGACAAGAACATTCTTATAGAAGTGGACAATTCTGGCACAGTGACTGAGGATAAACCCAAGGTATTCATGATCTACAGCTAG